A single Armatimonadota bacterium DNA region contains:
- the csm4 gene encoding type III-A CRISPR-associated RAMP protein Csm4 — protein sequence MPDTVLYRLHFRSPLHIGERGVGLEETRTSVPADTLFSALCSAWRWLYGADSLQAELLAPFADGQSPPFLLSSAFPFAGEMLFFPKPIVSLSPPKEEYPKKLRAVQYWSQSVFTRWLQGQLTDSDYESLEGEEEPLFWLLEEERKALEPFRDGETGSVRLWQEHVVPRVTLDRITSASQIWFFGQVAFRKGAGLWCAIRYRDTALRSRLEACLRLLGDSGLGGERGAGFGLFEVSVVEGVSLPEAQGAEYMVTLSPCCPDGAQWNALLDTRCAYDLLPRRGWIGSPEAGNLRRKTVWMLREGAVLRNAGGTGVGRLVNVKPDPCPHDVWRYGYAFPLGVNL from the coding sequence ATGCCAGATACTGTGCTGTATCGCTTGCATTTCCGCTCTCCCCTGCACATCGGCGAACGGGGCGTAGGGCTAGAGGAGACACGTACCAGCGTGCCCGCCGATACCCTCTTCAGCGCGCTCTGCTCCGCTTGGCGGTGGTTGTACGGGGCAGACTCGTTGCAAGCGGAACTGCTTGCCCCCTTTGCGGATGGTCAAAGTCCGCCCTTCCTGCTCTCTTCTGCCTTCCCCTTTGCAGGCGAGATGCTCTTCTTCCCCAAGCCCATTGTCAGCCTATCTCCCCCCAAGGAGGAGTACCCTAAAAAGTTGAGAGCGGTGCAATACTGGTCACAGTCGGTGTTCACGAGATGGTTGCAGGGACAACTGACCGATTCAGACTACGAATCGTTAGAGGGAGAAGAAGAACCTCTGTTCTGGTTGCTGGAAGAGGAGCGGAAAGCGCTCGAGCCGTTCCGCGATGGGGAGACGGGCAGCGTGCGCCTATGGCAGGAACATGTGGTTCCGCGTGTCACCCTGGACCGTATTACCTCTGCCTCGCAAATCTGGTTTTTCGGGCAGGTCGCTTTCCGCAAAGGTGCCGGATTATGGTGCGCCATCCGATACCGTGATACCGCGTTGCGCTCGCGCCTGGAAGCCTGCCTGCGCCTGCTGGGCGACAGCGGTTTAGGCGGCGAGCGAGGAGCAGGGTTCGGACTCTTTGAGGTCAGCGTGGTGGAGGGCGTCTCCCTGCCCGAAGCACAAGGTGCGGAGTACATGGTTACTCTCTCACCCTGCTGTCCGGACGGCGCACAGTGGAACGCCCTGCTCGATACTCGATGTGCGTACGACCTGCTGCCGCGTCGTGGGTGGATTGGTTCTCCCGAAGCGGGGAACCTGCGGCGGAAGACGGTATGGATGCTCAGAGAGGGCGCTGTACTGCGCAACGCAGGGGGCACAGGCGTTGGCAGACTGGTCAACGTCAAACCGGACCCCTGTCCACATGATGTCTGGCGCTATGGATACGCATTTCCGCTGGGGGTGAACCTCTGA
- the cas2 gene encoding CRISPR-associated endoribonuclease Cas2 — MYVIMVYDVNVHRVAKVLKVGRKYLTWIQNSVLEGELTPAQFARLKRDVGKVIHEEEDSVLFYTLRDAGDVRREQMGVQKGEPEWLV; from the coding sequence ATGTATGTCATCATGGTGTATGACGTCAACGTGCACCGCGTGGCGAAGGTGCTCAAAGTAGGCAGAAAGTATCTGACATGGATACAGAACTCGGTGCTGGAGGGCGAGTTGACGCCCGCGCAGTTCGCCCGCCTGAAGCGCGATGTGGGCAAGGTCATCCACGAGGAGGAGGATAGCGTGCTGTTTTACACCTTGCGCGATGCCGGGGATGTGCGACGCGAGCAGATGGGCGTGCAAAAGGGCGAGCCCGAGTGGCTGGTATAG
- a CDS encoding CRISPR-associated protein Cas4, protein MNPSDPITGTHIHYFLVCPRKCWLSLHHLHQEADSDLVELGRLTHERTFARQQMREVDVDGFLRIDFTSEGIVHEIKHGQSEEQAHRMQLAYYLYQLRLRGVQTHGVLHYPNQRRKERVELTPELEAELQQVIQQVEALRQQPLPPQVPRPMRICRSCAYEEFCWSDDEEVEQ, encoded by the coding sequence ATGAACCCCTCAGACCCCATCACCGGAACCCACATCCATTACTTTCTGGTATGCCCGCGCAAGTGCTGGCTGAGCCTGCATCACCTGCACCAAGAAGCGGACTCTGACCTCGTGGAGCTGGGCAGGCTAACGCATGAGCGCACCTTTGCCCGACAGCAGATGCGTGAGGTAGATGTAGACGGATTCCTGCGCATCGACTTCACCAGCGAGGGGATTGTGCATGAAATCAAACACGGACAGTCCGAAGAGCAGGCACACCGGATGCAGCTGGCATATTACCTGTATCAACTGCGCTTGCGCGGGGTGCAAACGCACGGGGTGTTGCACTATCCCAACCAGCGACGCAAGGAGCGGGTGGAACTGACTCCCGAACTGGAAGCGGAATTGCAACAGGTCATCCAGCAGGTGGAGGCTCTGCGCCAGCAACCTCTGCCGCCGCAGGTGCCCAGACCGATGCGTATCTGTCGCTCCTGTGCCTACGAGGAGTTCTGCTGGAGCGACGACGAGGAGGTGGAGCAGTGA
- the cas1-2 gene encoding CRISPR-associated endonuclease Cas1 2 encodes MKKSLYLTSSGTLSRDQNTLLLELETGEKRYFPIEQIGDIHCFGEASLNKRLLEYLTQQGVPVHFYNYYEYYLGSYYPREHNSSGFLTLKQAEHYLDESKRLDLARRFVRGALQNLQQVLRYYAHREKPVHPMIEGIAQVEAQLDNAASVETLMQLEGQAREMYYSAFDPVLQNPDFAFESRSRRPPANRLNALISFGNSLMYTLALSEIYRTHLDPRIGFLHATNYRRFSLNLDVAEVFKPVLVDRTVLTLVGLRQIQPEHFGEELGGVYLNDEGRKRFIQAWEERLQSTFQHRKLKRNVSYRTAVRLDLYKIEKHLIGEKPYEPFRAYW; translated from the coding sequence GTGAAAAAAAGCCTGTATCTGACCAGCAGCGGCACCCTCTCGCGCGACCAGAACACACTGCTACTGGAGCTGGAGACGGGCGAGAAGCGTTACTTTCCTATCGAGCAGATAGGCGACATCCACTGCTTTGGTGAGGCAAGCCTGAACAAACGCCTGCTGGAGTACCTGACGCAACAGGGCGTGCCCGTGCACTTCTATAACTACTACGAGTACTATTTAGGAAGCTACTACCCACGCGAGCACAACAGCTCGGGCTTCCTGACGCTGAAGCAGGCGGAACACTATCTGGATGAGAGCAAGCGGCTGGACCTGGCGCGACGGTTCGTGCGGGGAGCGTTGCAGAACTTACAACAGGTACTTCGTTACTACGCCCACCGCGAGAAGCCAGTACATCCCATGATAGAAGGCATCGCGCAGGTGGAAGCGCAACTGGACAATGCCGCGAGCGTGGAAACACTGATGCAGCTAGAGGGACAAGCACGCGAAATGTACTACAGCGCATTTGACCCCGTTCTGCAGAACCCTGATTTCGCGTTTGAGAGCAGGAGCCGTCGTCCGCCTGCCAATCGCCTGAACGCGCTGATTTCGTTTGGCAACAGCCTGATGTATACGCTGGCGTTGAGCGAAATCTATCGTACTCACCTGGACCCGCGCATCGGCTTCTTGCACGCCACCAACTACCGCCGATTCTCGCTGAATCTGGATGTGGCGGAGGTGTTCAAACCGGTGCTGGTAGACCGCACGGTGCTGACGCTGGTTGGGCTGAGGCAGATTCAGCCAGAGCATTTCGGCGAGGAGCTGGGCGGGGTGTACCTGAACGATGAAGGACGCAAGCGTTTCATTCAAGCATGGGAGGAGCGTTTGCAAAGCACCTTCCAGCATCGCAAGCTGAAGCGCAACGTGTCGTACCGAACCGCTGTGCGACTGGATCTGTACAAAATTGAAAAGCACCTGATTGGTGAAAAGCCCTACGAGCCGTTTCGGGCGTACTGGTAG
- a CDS encoding type III-A CRISPR-associated protein Cas10/Csm1 yields MTDERAIWLAALLHDIGKFWENIPPADVPSELRAAQKYQHEAYGAWFVRKYLADWTDDPQAVEQIIVKHHQPSLPDEVLVQIADWLASYERVQAGQEEAGGRGKRETLLRSILSRVQGADAKLYHPLQALKTDRETLFPLPEDRAPLPDYARVWNQFLRELQKVTTPQRRTLQALLFKYFWAAPSDRSYEDIPDISLYHHLVAAAAIAVCLSRTGLTENDLMTLSDALKTFWNRQPQTPAQQAILNQPVALLVKGDISGTQDFLYLLTSRGAARGLRGRSFYLQLLTEVVSEWMLRRLQLPLTNRLYAGGGHFYLLVPYRECEQVDALRAQIAQKLWQAHRGDLSLNIGAVPVAPIDFVSSQMGGEGFTQKWKAVSEDVADRKQRRWIDLGAEQMAQHLFTPYDEGTTAEEMCQVCHGEWKAGEDTTDEGVRKCRRCASFERLGMELRHCEYLVRFYLAEQELPHPRPTWQEVLRTFGVEVHPLSRRKDGGLQLPSVPVNAQEVLIERVGDTDFLNDDTLNLADHLRLPACFDFRLLGEVTPTDEQGNVVDYDYLANASQGVPWLGVLRMDVDSLGQLFRYGLGEDTTLSRVATLSGSMRLFFEAYVPLLCREVNAGGQEKVYLLYAGGDDLFVVGSWSVLPVLAQRIRDEFREYAGGDHVTVSAGIAIEHEKYPPLPPCRRRQARPRRQSERAGQAHRQRQGDAEKRHLLPGRAAGLGAVRRGRLLEERAAGDAAGGQRREEGVPRSADPADGDFAAVSVEPSGAAGSPAPGRDYEATVPLTGAA; encoded by the coding sequence ATGACCGACGAACGCGCAATATGGCTGGCTGCCTTGCTGCACGACATCGGTAAGTTCTGGGAGAACATCCCGCCTGCCGATGTGCCATCTGAACTGCGCGCTGCCCAGAAGTACCAGCACGAGGCGTACGGCGCGTGGTTCGTGCGCAAATACCTCGCCGATTGGACAGACGACCCGCAGGCGGTAGAGCAAATCATCGTCAAGCACCATCAGCCCAGCCTGCCCGACGAGGTGCTGGTGCAAATCGCCGACTGGCTGGCGTCATACGAGCGCGTGCAGGCAGGGCAGGAGGAGGCAGGCGGCAGGGGCAAGCGCGAGACGCTGTTGCGCAGCATCCTCAGTCGCGTACAGGGCGCAGATGCGAAGCTGTATCACCCACTCCAAGCGCTGAAAACAGACAGAGAGACGTTGTTCCCCCTGCCGGAAGACCGTGCCCCTCTGCCGGATTACGCCCGTGTGTGGAACCAGTTCCTGCGGGAGCTGCAAAAGGTGACAACGCCCCAGAGACGCACCTTGCAGGCGTTGCTGTTCAAATATTTCTGGGCAGCACCCTCCGACCGTAGTTACGAGGATATTCCCGACATCTCGCTCTACCATCACCTCGTCGCTGCCGCTGCCATCGCCGTGTGCCTGTCGCGAACGGGGCTGACCGAGAATGATCTGATGACGCTGAGCGACGCACTCAAAACTTTCTGGAACCGCCAACCGCAAACGCCGGCACAACAAGCTATCCTGAACCAACCAGTTGCGCTGCTGGTGAAGGGCGATATCTCAGGCACGCAGGATTTCCTGTACCTGCTCACCAGCCGCGGCGCAGCGCGGGGCTTACGTGGGCGTTCCTTCTATCTGCAGCTGCTCACCGAAGTCGTCTCCGAATGGATGCTGCGCCGCCTGCAACTACCCCTAACCAACCGCCTGTATGCGGGAGGGGGACATTTCTACCTGCTTGTCCCGTATCGCGAGTGTGAGCAGGTGGACGCACTGCGAGCCCAGATTGCCCAGAAGTTGTGGCAGGCGCACCGCGGCGACCTCAGCCTGAACATTGGCGCCGTGCCCGTCGCGCCCATCGACTTCGTGAGCAGCCAGATGGGCGGCGAAGGCTTCACACAGAAGTGGAAAGCGGTTTCCGAAGACGTGGCGGACCGCAAGCAGCGGCGATGGATAGATCTGGGCGCGGAGCAGATGGCGCAGCATCTGTTCACCCCATACGATGAGGGCACTACCGCCGAAGAGATGTGCCAGGTGTGTCATGGCGAGTGGAAAGCGGGCGAAGATACCACCGATGAGGGCGTGCGCAAATGTCGTCGCTGCGCCTCCTTCGAGCGGCTGGGTATGGAGCTGCGCCACTGCGAGTATCTGGTGCGTTTTTACCTTGCTGAGCAGGAGTTGCCGCACCCGCGCCCTACGTGGCAAGAGGTGCTTCGAACGTTTGGGGTAGAAGTACATCCGCTGAGCCGCCGCAAGGATGGTGGCTTGCAGCTACCCTCCGTGCCGGTCAACGCCCAAGAGGTGCTGATAGAGCGCGTCGGCGACACCGATTTCCTGAACGACGACACCCTGAATCTGGCTGACCATCTGCGCCTGCCTGCGTGTTTTGACTTCCGCCTGCTGGGTGAGGTGACCCCTACCGATGAGCAGGGCAACGTGGTGGACTACGACTATCTGGCGAACGCCTCGCAAGGGGTGCCATGGCTCGGCGTGCTGCGCATGGACGTGGACAGCCTGGGACAGCTGTTCCGTTACGGCTTAGGCGAGGACACCACCCTCTCCCGTGTGGCGACGCTGAGCGGTTCGATGCGGCTGTTCTTCGAGGCGTATGTGCCCTTGTTATGCCGAGAGGTGAACGCAGGCGGTCAAGAGAAGGTGTACCTGCTCTACGCGGGAGGCGATGACCTGTTCGTGGTCGGCTCGTGGAGCGTGCTGCCGGTGCTTGCCCAGCGCATCCGTGACGAGTTCCGCGAGTACGCCGGCGGCGACCACGTGACCGTCTCGGCAGGCATCGCCATCGAGCACGAGAAGTACCCCCCTCTACCGCCTTGCCGACGACGCCAAGCACGCCCTCGACGACAGAGCGAAAGGGCTGGGCAAGCGCACCGTCAACGGCAGGGAGATGCAGAAAAACGGCATCTGCTTCCTGGGCGAGCCGCTGGGTTGGGAGCAGTTCGCCGAGGTAGACTACTGGAAGAACGAGCTGCTGGCGATGCTGCAGGCGGCCAACGGCGAGAAGAAGGTGTCCCGCGCTCTGCTGACCCGGCTGATGGAGATTTCGCAGCTGTATCGGTCGAACCGTCAGGTGCAGCAGGCTCGCCTGCGCCGGGGCGAGATTACGAAGCAACAGTTCCACTCACTGGTGCAGCATGA
- a CDS encoding type III-A CRISPR-associated RAMP protein Csm3, translated as MPNLMLKGKVIITGAIEAVTGLHIGGAAAGLDIGGIDNPVIRHPVTREPYIPGSSLRGKMRSLLDKHLGLEANKFIQRREPVVRVHECDDEEKYLQCPACQIFGVTPGDQRRDWNRLKPSRLIVRDVLLSQTHEATRRLREAKTDLPFTEVKWEAAIDRITAAAVPRQNERVPAGAVFSPFEMVYNLFDLNGTGIENDIQWLTHLLKAMELLEDDYLGGYGSRGAGKIAFRELKVLFKSRAYYEGKVDKPIVLGEGDTLRDLNVSQFAEKIRQNLGD; from the coding sequence ATGCCTAACTTGATGCTCAAAGGTAAAGTGATTATCACCGGTGCCATCGAGGCGGTGACGGGTCTGCACATCGGTGGGGCAGCAGCTGGACTGGACATCGGCGGTATCGACAACCCGGTTATTCGTCATCCCGTGACTCGTGAACCGTACATTCCCGGCTCATCCTTGAGAGGCAAGATGCGCTCCTTGCTGGATAAGCACCTGGGCTTAGAAGCGAACAAGTTCATCCAGCGACGGGAGCCGGTGGTGCGGGTGCACGAGTGCGATGATGAAGAAAAGTACCTCCAATGCCCTGCCTGCCAGATATTCGGTGTCACGCCCGGCGACCAGCGGCGGGACTGGAACAGGTTAAAGCCTTCCCGCCTGATCGTGCGTGATGTATTGCTCTCGCAAACGCATGAAGCTACCCGCCGCCTGCGCGAGGCAAAGACCGATCTGCCCTTTACTGAGGTGAAATGGGAGGCGGCGATAGACCGCATTACTGCTGCTGCCGTGCCCCGCCAGAACGAGCGTGTACCTGCAGGTGCGGTTTTCAGCCCCTTTGAGATGGTGTACAACCTGTTTGACCTTAATGGCACGGGCATTGAAAACGACATCCAGTGGCTCACCCACCTGTTGAAGGCGATGGAACTGCTGGAGGACGATTACCTGGGCGGTTACGGCTCGCGTGGTGCGGGCAAAATCGCCTTCCGCGAGCTGAAGGTGCTGTTCAAATCCCGCGCCTACTACGAGGGCAAGGTAGATAAACCCATCGTGCTGGGCGAGGGCGACACCCTGCGCGATCTGAACGTCTCGCAGTTCGCTGAGAAGATACGCCAGAACCTTGGGGACTGA